Within the Oryctolagus cuniculus chromosome 19, mOryCun1.1, whole genome shotgun sequence genome, the region TGTTCACGCCTGTTGAACTGAACACGGACCGCCTGTGCCTTGTTCACGCCTGTTGAACTGAACACGGACCGCCTGTGCCTTGTTCGTGCCTGTTGAAGCCTCCGCACTGCCGGTGCTCACTGTCCGCGTCCCTGTGATAACCGTCTAACCAGTCCTTCGACGACCACCTCACGTGGCCAATAAACGTACCGGGAGCGTTTTAGCTGCCACTGACTCGACTGAggtgtctcctccttcctggcgTCTGGCTCGGGGCCATGGAgggagcccctgccagcccctggcccgAGTCCCCGGAACGGGAACCGAGTGTGAGACACAGCCACGGCGCCTCAGGCGGGTGCGTGCCACTGGGAGCGGACACCGGGGCGGGTGGTGGCATCGCCCCAGCTGCTTGGCACTTTTCTAAGTGAGCgctgggggctgaggctgggggcccACCCACAGCAAGGCTGCATCTCACTCCCTCTGTGTGCTGTGCACATGGGGGTCACCGCTGAGCGGTGGGGAGCTGTGGCCCAGGGCTCAAGTGTGGCCTCTCTAGACTTTAGGGCTCACCTGCACCAGCTTTCTGCCCTCACTGCCCCGAGGGCGAGCCCACTCCTGCCCAAGCACAGTGCGGTGGCCCTTTCATGTCCCAGACCCAGAGCACACAGTTCATTCtgcacaggggccaggccagaccccacagcacacagttcattctgcacaggggccaggccagacccacAGCACACAGTTCATTCTCTACAGAGGGTGGGGCCAGACCCACAGCACACAGGTTCATTCTatacaggggccaggccagaccacaCAGCACACAGTTCATTCTCTACAGAGGGTGGGGCCAGACCCACAGCACACAGTTCATTCtgcacaggggccaggccagacccatagcacacagttcattctatacaggggccaggccagaccacacagcacacagttcattctatacaggggccaggccagaccccacagcacacagttcattctatacaggggccaggccagaccccacagcacacagttcattctatacaggggccagaccagaccccacagcacacagttcattctatacaggggccaggccagacccacagcacacagttcattctatacaggggccagaccccacagcacacagttcattctatacaggggccaggccagaccacacagcacacaggttcattctatacaggggccaggccagaccccacagcacacagttcattctatacaggggccaggccagaccccacagcacacagttcattctatacaggggccaggccagacccacagcacacaggttcattctatacaggggccaggccagacccacagcacacagttcattctatacaggggccaggccagaccccacagcacacagttcattctatacaggggccaggccagaccccacagcacacagttcattctatacaggggccaggccagacccacagcacacaggttcattctatacaggggccaggccagacccacagcacacagttcattctatacaggggccaggccagaccccacagcacacagttcattctatacaggggccaggccagaccccacagcacacagttcattctatacaggggccaggccagacccacagcacacagttcattctatacaggggccagaccccacagcacacagttcattctatacaggggccaggccagaccacacagcacacaggttcattctatacaggggccaggccagaccccacagcacacagttcattctatacaggggccaggccagaccccacagcacacagttcattctatacaggggccaggccagacccacagcacacagttcattctatacaggggccaggccagaccccacagcacacagttcattctatacaggggccaggccagaccccacagcacacagttcattctatacaggggccaggccagacccacagcacacagttcattctatacaggggccagaccccacagcacacagttcattctatacaggggccaggccagaccccacagcacacagttcattctatacaggggccaggccagaccccacAGCACACAGTTCATTCTATACAGGGGGCAGACCCACAGCACACAGTTCATTCTATACAGGGGGCAGACCCACAGCACACAGTTCATTCTATACAGGGGCCAGACCCACAGCACACAGGTTCATTCTatacaggggccaggccagaccccacagcacacaggttcattctatacaggggccaggccagaccacacagcacacagttcattctatacaggggccaggccagacccacagcacacagttcattctatacaggggccaggccagaccccacAGCACACAGTTCATTCTATACAGGGGGCAGACCCACAGCACACAGTTCATTCTATACAGGGGCCAGACCCACAGCACACAGTTCATTCTatacaggggccaggccagaccccacagcacacaggttcattctatacaggggccaggccagaccccacagcacacagttcattctatacaggggccaggccagaccccacagcacacagttcattctatacaggggccaggccagacccacagcacacagttcattctatacaggggccaggccagaccccacAGCACACAGTTCATTCTATACAGGGGGCAGACCCACAGCACACAGTTCATTCTATACAGGGGCCAGACCCACAGCACACAGTTCATTCTatacaggggccaggccagaccccacagcacacaggttcattctatacaggggccaggccagaccccacagcacacagttcattctatacaggggccaggccagaccccacagcacacagttcattctatacaggggccaggccagacccacagcacacagttcattctatacaggggccaggccagaccccacagcacacagttcattctatacaggggccaggccagaccacaCAGTTTATTTTGCACAGAGGGTGGGGCCAGACCCCCAGCACACAGTTCATTCTGTACAGTGGGTGGGGCCAAACAGCCCGGGGGGTCTGCTGGTGGCTCGGGTGCTTACCCTCGGGTAAAAACAGGCTCAGGTCATGCTCCCGGGGAGAACCAGCCCCACCCCGTGCTGCTCAGTCCTGACAGCTCGTGCTGGGCACGGCCAGGCTGCGTCAACAGCCGTTCTGTGAAGGGGCACAGCCCAGGAGGAGCCTGGCCACTGGTGCAGGGCTGTCTTGTCTGGAGGCTCACTTCTGCCTCAGCTTTTTGATGAAGGAAACCTCGTCCCGATTGCGGATCCCGTAACTGAAAGGACAAAAGGCGCAGTGTCTGACTGCAGGTGGGTGTGTAAGTCCCCACCGCAGgggtgtgggagaccccgagtgAGCCACAGGTGAGGCGTGCGCGCCCGCCCGCAGGCCCGAGAGGAGCAGCCGGCCGCGGTTCACTTGCACGCGTCGCCCCGAGCTGTGCAGCCCTGAGCCACGGCTGGAGAGAACCAGCAGTGCCCATGCTCTGCTCCGCTGCCTGCCATCTCCTGAGCCCCGCGGAGGCAGCAGACCACGTGACCCCTCCCTGGACTTACTCGcggagcttcttcctgtcctcTGTGAGCTTCTCTCCCGCAGAGGTCAGGTGGTACGTCCTCCACACGTAGGACCTGCACGGGGGGCCTCAGGTAAACTCCCGAGCAGGCCGAGCGCGGCAGCTCGGGGGGACAGTGCCGTGGGGCCtgccagaggggcagaggggcagctgggcccCGCACACCTCGCGAAGGAGACAGACGGCAGTGCTGAGCTGCTGTGAGGACACGCGACTCAGCAGGACAGCGAGGCCAGCAGTGTCTGAGGAAGGGACAGGGCCACGGATGGTGCTCCAGCTGTCACCAGCGTAGGCCATGGACGGTGCTCCAGCCGACACTGGGGAGGCCACTTCTGGACACACTAGTGTCCTAAGTGTCCCCAAGTGAAGGTATCAGCAGCTCAGCTGGGTGACATGACGAGAGACGTGTAAGAGCAGCGGAGGGAGCTTTCCTGCAGGCCCCTGTGACGGGCCGTGACGGGGCTGCTGTCCCACTCACCAGCTGATGTGCTGAATGCCCCCTTCTCGCTCCTGCTTGAGCTGCACGTATCTCTGGATGGCCTTCTTCAGGTCCAGGACCGTGGCGTTCTGCACCACGACCACAGCTGCAGGGAGAAGACGTGGGGTGGGGATTCACAGCCCTGGCTTCCGCCTGCGGGTTTCCCGACGGCCAGGCCCGCTACCATCTGAAGCGGAGAGCGGCACTCACGCATGACTTCTCCGTCCATCTTGGACACTCGGACCGTCATCGCTTGGCCGTATTCTAGTGCAATCTGGGAGTTGATCTCTTCCAAAGTCACCTAGAAAGCGCCAAGCAGGGGCAGTGGGAACCCTGGCTTTGTTTATCAGCCCAAACGGAACCAAACTTTATggagggccgggggaggggctcccTTTAGCACCTCAGTCTCAGGTTCCACCCGACTTCTCTATTTCATGCCGAATGGCTGTGGAAGCAGGGAGAGTGagcccccaggggctgctggggggggaggagggagacgcTGGGCCTTTCAGTTTGCCCAAGAGCCCCTGGTCACCAGGATCCAGGCCAGAGCCCTGGACTAAGTGGGAGGCATGTGTGCAAAATACACAAGGCAGGAACACACGGCAGTGATAAGACTGCAGTATAACACTTTTCTTAGAGGAAATTCGCCTCTGCATCTACTTATTtgacgggggcggggcggggaggaaggagaggggagagaaacacGAGTCTTCCATCCGCAAacggccccagcacccagggctaggccacgccgaagccaggggccgggagcCTCACCGGGCCCCAGGCACTGGGCCGCCCTCCGCCGCTCCCCGAGGAGCGCTGGCAGGGAGCCGGAAGGGAGCGGAGCAGCCGGAGCTCCCATTCTTCAACTGTCCTTTACCGACAACCTTCTGCATCAAGTTTGGCACCGTTTCCCCTGCCCCTTCACGCCGGGCCCGGACCAGGCCGGCCGCAGTCCCCCATCAGCACCTCTCCGGCGGCAGGTGGCCGCTCTGGCCGCGCGCACCTGGATCGGCAGGTCGCAGAGCAGCGGGTCCTGCACCACCATGGCGAGACCCTCCTGGAACACGTCCACCGCTTCCGAGTGAGGCAGCGTCTCCTCTTCGTCCTCATCCTCCTCCGGCACCTCGGGCCCCTCGGCCTCCTCGGCCTGCTCCGCTGCCTCCACGGTCGCCAGCCCGGAGCCGCCGGCCGCCGGCCCAGCCACTCCACGCTCGGGAGGCGGAGCACGGACGCGGACTGGGCCCACCTCCGTGAGGACGTCCAACCACCGGCGGGCcaaggggcggggcgggcgccccAACCAATGGGAGTGCGAGGCGGCTTGCCGCAGGGCCGGCTGGGAGCGAGGGTCGGCGTGTCTATTGGTGGGCTAGCGGCGGGGGCCGCCGGGACCAACGTGAGGTCGAGGTGGGCGGGGTGTCGGCGTCGCGCGGCCAGGGAGCTTCCGGCCGTGGGGGCGCGCGGGCCAGGGCGCCGCCATGCTGCTGTTCTGCCCCGGCTGCGGGAACGGGCTGATCGTGGAGGAGGGCCAGCGCTGCCACCGCTTCGCctgcaacacctgcccctacGTGCACAACATCACCCGCAAGGTGGGCCTCGACGTTAGGGTCGGCCTCCGGCGGCCCCGGCCTCGCGTCCCTGGCCTGTGGGCGCATCTGTCCAAGACGCGCGCACGCCGGCGCCTCTCGCCTGGCCCGGCCGCCGCCTCCCTTCTGGGGCTGGTTTCGGAGTCGCCTGGTCGGGGCAGGGCGGCGGCTCCAGCTCCGGCCGCGGCCGCCCTCGGTGCCGCTCCGCGTCCCGCGTGGCGCCCGGCGTTCCTCGGGCGGCCTCCGTTTACTCGCGCTCCCTGGAGTGCTCCCGCCCCCCTCGGTCCCTTCTGCTGCCTTGTGGTCCGAGCGCGGTCCAGGGCAGAAGGCCTCGGCAGGCCTCCTTCCCTGTGTTTGTCCGGCCGCCTGGCTCGCACCTGGAGCCCCGGGGTGTCCAGCCGGCGAGCCGCGCGCACTGGCCTGGCACCCACCTGGAGCCCCGGGGTGTCCAGCCGGCCAGCCGCCCGCACTGGCCTGGCACCCACCTGGAGCCCCGGGGTGTCCAGCCGGCCAGCCGCCCGCACTGGTCTGCCGTGCACCTGAAGCCCCGGGGTGTCCAGCTGGCGAGCCGCGCGCACTGGTCTGGTGTGCACCTGGAGCCCCGGGGTGCCCAGCCGGCGAGCCGCGCGCACTGGCCTGGCACGCACCTGGAGCCCCAGGGTGTCCAACTGGCGAGCCGCCCGCACTGGCCTGGCACCCACCTGGAGCCCCGGGGTGTCCAGCCGGCGAGCCGCCCGCACTGGCCTGGCACCCACCTGGAGCCCCGGGGTGTCCAGCCGGCCAGCCGCGCGCACTGGTCTGCCCTGCACCTGGAGCCCCGGGGTGCCCAGCCGGCGAGCCGCCCGCACTGGCCTGGCACCCACCTGGAGCCCCGGGGTGTCCAGCCGGCGAGCCGCCCGCACTGGTCTGCCGTGCACCTGGAGCCCCGGGGTGTCCAGTTGGCGAGCCGCGCGCACTGGTCTGCCCTGCACCTGGAGCCCCGGGGTGTCCAGCCGGCGAGCCGCCCGCACTGGCCTGGCACCCACCTGGAGCCCCCGGGTGTCCAGCCGGCCAGCCGCCCGCACTGGTCTGCCGTGCACCTGAAGCCCCGGGGTGTCCAGCTGGCGAGCCGCGCGCACTGGTCTGGTGTGCACCTGGAGCCCCGGGGTGCCCAGCCGGCGAGCCGCGCGCACTGGCCTGGCACGCACCTGGAGCCCCAGGGTGTCCAACTGGCGAGCCGCCCGCACTGGCCTGGCACCCACCTGGAGCCCCGGGGTGTCCAGCCGGCGAGCCGCCCGCACTGGCCTGGCACCCACCTGGAGCCCCGGGGTGTCCAGCCGGCCAGCCGCGCGCACTGGTCTGCCCTGCACCTGGAGCCCCGGGGTGCCCAGCCGGCGAGCCGCCCGCACTGGCCTGGCACCCACCTGGAGCCCCGGGGTGTCCAGCCGGCGAGCCGCCCGCACTGGTCTGCCGTGCACCTGGAGCCCCGGGGTGTCCAGTTGGCGAGCCGCGCGCACTGGTCTGCCCTGCACCTGGAGCCCCGGGGTGTCCAGCCGGCGAGCCGCCCGCACTGGCCTGGCACGCACCTGGAGCCCCGGGGTGTCCAGTCGGCCAGCCGCCCGCACTGGCCTGGCACGCACCTGGAGCCCCGGGGTGTCCAGCCGGCGAGCCGCCCGCACTGGTCTGCCGTGCACCTGGAGCCCCGGGGTGTCCAGCCGGCGAGCCGCCCGCACTGGTCTGCCGTGCACCTGGAGCCCCGGGGTGTCCAGCCGGCGAGCCGCCCGCACTGGTCTGCCGTGCACCTGGAGCCCCGGGGTGTCCAGCCGGCGAGTCGCGCGCACTGGCCTGGCACCCACCTGGAGCCCCCGGGGTGCCCAGCCGGCCAGCCGCCCGCACTGGCCTGGCACGCACCTGGAGCCCCGGGGTGCCCAGCCGGCCAGCCGCGCACTCTCGCGCACACATGGTTAGCGCCTGTCACTTCCCCTCCTCCTCACGGCTGTGCGTCTGCTGGGCTCCCTCCATTCTCTGCCCTGGTGGTCCTGTCCCCTTGCTTGGAGGCTGAGGACTTGTTTCTGTTAGGTCACAAACCGGAAGTATCCGAAGCTGAAAGAAGTGGACGACGTGCTTGGGGGAGCGGCCGCCTGGGAGAATGTTGACTCCACTGCAGGTGAGGGGAACCTTTTCTGACTCCGAGCTGGGAGTGGCCTGAGGTTGCTAACTGTGCCCTGTCTCATCTGATCACTTGGATGATGTAAGCACCTCAGAATGGAAGATATTGccttcggccggtgccgcggctcactaggctaatccttcgcctgcggcgccggcaccccgggttctagtcccggtcggggcaccggattctgtcctggttgctcctcttccaggccagctctctgctgtggcccgggagggcagtggaggatggcccaagtgcttgggccctgcaccccatgggagaccaggagaagcacctggctcctgccttcggatcagcgcggtgcgccggccgcagcgcggcggccattggagggtgaaccaacggcaaaaggaagacctttctctctgtctctttctctcactgtccactctgcctgtcaaaaaaaaaaaaggaagatattataattattgttattataaagcaacaaaaataatatttgttattttataataaatattataattataatatttgttattttataattGTTACACCAAGTTTTGGTTTAAGTCTTGGAGTCATAGGCAGGGGTTATATTCTCAAGGCAACCTCTAGTTGGGGACCTTGGTTGAGTGTGTTTTTCagatttagcttttatttatttgaaaggcagagttggaaggagagagggagagagctcttctgcTTTGGTTCACTCTggagatggccacaatagctggagctgggccaggctgagacctaGAGCTGGAatctccatctggtctcccacgtgggtggcaggagcccaagtacttgagccatcgtagACTCCTTCCCGGGTGTACTAGCAGGGACTGGCTCAGAAGTACAGTAGCTGGGCTCAgactggcactgtgatacagggTGCACCTGTCCcaagctgcaccacagtgcctgttcctggttgaatctctctctctctttttttccttatgatctatttattgatttttttaaggatttatttatttgaaagtcagagttacacagagagaggagaggcagagagagagaggtcttccatctgatggttcacttcccagatggcctcaacggctggagctgtgccgatccgaagccaggagccaggagcttcttccgggtctcctgcgcaggtgcagggacccaaggacttgggccatcttccactgctttcccaggccatagcagagagctggatcggaagaagagtagccgggactcgaaccggcacccatgtgggatgccagcgcttcaggccagggcagtaacccactgcaccacagtgccggcctgacAGCCAGGATTTTAACCTGTGCTCCGATAGAGGAGGCCAGTGTTGGAAGCAGCGGCTTCATccgctgcaccactgtgctgACCCTAAACTCAtgcctttaattccattttcccgttAGTTTCAAGTACTCTCATGTGAAGACAGACATTTATGTAAACTACTCACTGGGGAGAGTCATGTGGACGAGCAGAATGCCACATCCCCTTGATGAGGGGGCTTGAACGTGCAGGAAGCCCACCGCAGTGGATAATCAAAGCTGATGACTTCCAGTACACGGTTCTGTCAGTTAGGTGTGTCCTGGGAGAGGCGTTTGTAAAAGTTGGTAAGGTTTTAGCCTGCCCCGACAGTGGGCGAGCGAGCTGAAGTGAGTTTTTTCTGCCTTGATCTCTTGACTTCACTTTCTTTGGGCCTGAAAACCTGAACCTAACAGCCGGCCCCTTTTTCAGCTTTTTActagaattattattttaaagctttatttgggAGGCGGAgtgacggagagagagggagacacagagtgcgtgctcttccatccactggttcactccccagatgccacaaccgccagggcttggccaggctgaagccagggtttaggagcttcatccgagtctcccacgcgggtgcaggggcccggggtcttgggccgtcttctgctgcttttccaggccacagcagagagctggattggaagaagagcaggtgctcttatgggatgccagcagcaacACAGCACCCGCCCATCACTAGAGGATTTAAAAGTCAGGCAGCCTCCTGAGCAGTCGGCTGCCTGAAGCTTCTGCTAGATAATTCTAGGTAAATCCAGAGTCTGTTTCTGGGACATGGATGGAAGTCGGCCAAGAATTTGCTGCTTTGTAGCAAGGATGGCCTTCCCAGATGTTTCTCCTGTCTGAGACTTGGATAGCAGCCTTTAGTGTCCGTGTTTCCACCGACGTCCTGTGTACAGCCTGTCTGTGATGGGGCAGTGATTTCACACACGGACATCTGGCGGAGCAGTGGAGGTCatgtgcctgggttcgagtcctggcccgGCCTCCTGTCTCAGCGTCTGCTAATGCATATGCAGGGAGGCTGTAGTTGgagacctgggctcctgggcgttgcaggcatgtggggagtgaattgaatggatggaagatctctgtccatgtttctctgcctttcaaataaaaatggaaaaaagtgttaatgaaagaaaataaaatttaaactataaaatgtttgtggagaaatggaattaaaagataaaaataaatttacttagaTGGAAAAAATCAGAATGTCCTTCCCTGGTGTTTTATGGTAGGTGCTTCCTGGACCTTGTTGAAGACCCTAGGGAGAGTCTCTCTgcaactggttttttttttttttttttaagatacttatttattgagacacagagttacagagaggcagaggcagagagagagtctttgatctgctggttcactccccattggccacaacagctggagctgagccagtgtgaagccaggagccaggagccaggagcttcttctgagtgtcccacgagggtgcaggggcccaaggacttgggccatcttccactgctttgccaggccacagcagagagctggatcggaagtggagcagccgggactcacactggcgcccacatgggatgccggcgcccaggcagaggctctgcccgctgtgccccagcgccggcccctctgcgaCTCTGAGCCCGCCAGAGTCTCCCGTAATGCGCTGGTCATGAAAACGCAGCAGGCTTGTCAGGAAGCTCGTGTGGAATCGTTACATTTCACTGAAAATACtgagagctggcgctgtggtgtggcgggttagGCCGCCGCCCGCGACTGGCATCCTGTGTTGGGGCGTCAACCAGCACTGGGCTGATGTGCCTGGCagcgtccttgggccctgctgcccGTGCAGGACGTATCTGGCGCTCTGGGCTCCCGGGTGGGACCTGACCGGCTCCTGCTCTTgccgtctggagagtgaagcGCAGAAGGAAGGTCTCGGCCTTCTGCTTGTTAACTGAGATTTCACTGGTGTTGAGAATCAACgcagacattttcatttttacacaGTTCTTAACATGCAAGGCAGAATCTAGGAAGCCTGAATTTTCGTTCTGTTTTCAAAAGTCACTCCAGTCATTTCCAGCTTCAAATTTGGAGGCAGCTCTTCCCATCAAGCACCAGCATCTTCAAGCGTTGATGTGACATAAATCCCGCCCTTTACAGGGTAACATCCTGTATGTGACAGACTCAAAAACGTGAACTAAACCACTAGGGAAAGTGGACCCCCACAGCCAGAGATTGACAGAGCACACGTGGTCTGACAGCAACGCCGGGTGGTTTTCTGTCAGGACAGATGAAATGCACCTTTGCCGTTTAGTATGTGTTGTAGGATATAAAAGCCACCCCCACCTGTGGAGTGTCAAGCTGACGGCCACGACAGCCGAAGCCTCCCATGATGGACTgtgttgtctgtctgtctgtctgtattatTATAATGCTACTATTTTCTGGTTgtatcaaaaaacaaacaaccagcAAGTGATTTCacctcttaaaaattatttacacttggccagtgccgcggctcactaggctaatcctccacctagcggcaccggcacaccaggttctagtcccggttggggcgccggattctgtcccggttgcccttcttccaggccagctctctgctgtggcccgggagtgcagtggaggatggcccaggtgcttgggccctgcaccccatgggagaccaggagaagcacctggctcctgccttcagataggcgcggtgcaccgctggccgcggcggccatgggagggtgaaccagtggcaaaaggaagacctttctctctgtctctctctctcactgtccactctgcctgtcaaaaaaaaaaaaaaaaaaagtttctagagCTACTGAAAAACGTGCATTTAAACAGTAGTTGGTAAATTATTCCTGTGGATTGCACGAGAAGGGAGACAGGCGTCTGATATTAACCAGGGCGTCTGATATTAATCAgacttggcttctttctcttccttcatcagaggtcactctgcctttcaaatagatccgtaaatcttttagaaactatgcatggactggAAACTGttagtttcattttctatgagctcTTTGAAATTCTCTTACACAGGCTTTTCAGTACTTACTTCAAAGCTGTTTGAGCCTCTCCCCATTACTCAGTCTCCAGCagtttgttacagcagcaccAACCGTGGAGATAGCCCCCTTCCAAGTTACTTCTCTAATCAGTCTCCAGCCAGATGGGAGAGACGCAGGGTCCCAGGACGGGAGGAGTGTTTCACAGGGCACAGGTTCACCTGTCCCTTCAGTGTTCGAGCTTGGTGGGAGTGGAGCCTCTGTTGGTAGTGTCCTTAGTGATCTTACGAAGTGTCCCTCACCAGCATCGTTTTTGTGAAGATTTATCTgtttggggtcagcgctgtggcccagcaggttaagctgcccctgcagcaccagcttcccagatgggcgccggttcaagttcagTTGCTTCACTtcgcttccagctccctgcaaatgacctgagaaaagctgcgggtgatggcacaggtccttgggcccctgctcccacttgggagacccagatgaagctcctggctttggcctggcccagccctgtctgttgtagccatttggggatgaaccaacaggtggacgtctgtct harbors:
- the POLR3K gene encoding DNA-directed RNA polymerase III subunit RPC10, with product MLLFCPGCGNGLIVEEGQRCHRFACNTCPYVHNITRKVTNRKYPKLKEVDDVLGGAAAWENVDSTAEPCPKCEHPRAYFMQLQTRSADEPMTTFYKCCSPQCGHRWRD
- the SNRNP25 gene encoding U11/U12 small nuclear ribonucleoprotein 25 kDa protein codes for the protein MVVQDPLLCDLPIQVTLEEINSQIALEYGQAMTVRVSKMDGEVMPVVVVQNATVLDLKKAIQRYVQLKQEREGGIQHISWSYVWRTYHLTSAGEKLTEDRKKLRDYGIRNRDEVSFIKKLRQK